The following are from one region of the Dermacentor albipictus isolate Rhodes 1998 colony chromosome 5, USDA_Dalb.pri_finalv2, whole genome shotgun sequence genome:
- the LOC135907538 gene encoding solute carrier family 22 member 7-like: MPKASKARHQGSRRRRKVTGFLTPPSVLPGEQSPASQVQDSPSSSVMKNSRLRKPPVRGETTSVPALSPSLPSALSQEPASFAVAASPSAPPTTSPALPSFSAAVPSPLTTQSRVYSASQGSPTTGLTSLSPLQTSPRAGYPKPSTPATLLPPAPQLPSPAQVQPAKQNEPDRPLLLGASYRAAVMRSTSLHEWAALRSLRLRTFSGQWANRGQMLLSPLLSRLRSTSNSSIPHQTQQAAQQQANGAAATCNVGSDEHTRLREQQQPSKLRWHDERHDLRASVPSLDKGRSSPSRISASQPEDPVSIQQRFSASKTAGCPRCEDASQLVGSHGPFQTTVFYFVLLVAFVLPFHSLPLRIANHDVDHWCARPAHLRNMSTELWKEAMIPRAENGRYSRCRMNAEWNSTGNATVPCVKWEYAQSAYGASIVQDFDLVCERAWFLPLSCCAFSLGAICTLIMLGPIADHLGRKPVIQFCTVVLQAAGVVIVFSTIMNSFIAMRLLQGAATSTLFNTSFVLLIEVLSPERRTLYSIAAMMGKVFGAVIVAVMMWAKFSWYALQLTSMLPCLLMLSLFTALLESPRWLLARGNAEEAETVIMQAAMLNGESIFEVRQQLAHTRRDIDRGRSATAVEGVNCDASRARGRKRNSAILCYLWTVTAVASEAASVKIHYLDLYPAALLVLSSLLSFPTELVAIVSAARLGRRASQCWALGLAAFACFVAATLGDDSAVPSAALLLVASMFVDASQVVGTLYTAEMYPTVVRCTGLALCKCFADAASVATPLAVYLGLLPVSSVPLGVVSLMCVTAAYLAMSLPDTKQCTVLPDQIADAPIDSTPH; this comes from the coding sequence ATGCCGAAGGCATCCAAGGCGCGGCACCAGGGCTCAAGGCGACGGCGGAAGGTGACAGGGTTCCTGACACCGCCTTCGGTTTTGCCAGGAGAGCAGTCACCTGCGTCGCAGGTTCAAGACTCGCCGTCCAGCAGCGTAATGAAGAATTCGCGACTCCGCAAGCCACCGGTGAGAGGCGAAACCACATCGGTGCCGGCGCTGTCTCCATCGCTACCGTCTGCGCTGTCGCAGGAACCCGCAAGCTTCGCCGTCGCTGCATCGCCGTCTGCGCCACCTACGACGTCGCCGGCATTGCCTTCCTTCTCCGCTGCCGTACCATCACCTCTTACTACGCAATCGCGAGTCTATAGCGCCAGCCAGGGGTCGCCAACAACAGGCCTCACTTCGCTGTCACCACTGCAGACGTCGCCGCGTGCTGGGTACCCCAAGCCCAGCACACCGGCGACGCTGCTTCCTCCAGCGCCCCAACTACCATCACCAGCTCAGGTGCAGCCTGCGAAGCAAAACGAGCCCGACCGGCCCTTACTGCTGGGTGCTTCGTACCGGGCGGCAGTGATGCGCAGCACGTCATTGCACGAGTGGGCAGCACTGCGATCTCTGCGCTTACGGACCTTCTCCGGACAGTGGGCGAACCGGGGTCAGATGCTTCTTTCTCCCCTGCTGTCTCGTCTACGCTCCACCTCCAACAGCAGCATTCCACATCAGACTCAGCAAGCTGCGCAACAACAGGCTAACGGCGCAGCAGCAACATGCAACGTAGGATCGGACGAGCATACCAGGCTCCGTGAACAGCAGCAGCCGTCCAAGCTgcgttggcatgatgagcggcatgaCCTCCGAGCCAGCGTGCCTTCCTTGGACAAGGGTAGAAGCTCCCCTTCGCGAATTTCTGCTAGTCAACCGGAGGATCCTGTTTCTATCCAACAGCGCTTTTCCGCCTCCAAGACAGCAGGGTGCCCGCGCTGCGAAGATGCTTCACAGCTGGTTGGAAGTCATGGCCCTTTCCAAACGACCGTGTTCTACTTCGTCCTACTGGTTGCCTTCGTGCTACCATTCCACTCATTGCCACTGCGGATCGCCAACCATGACGTCGATCACTGGTGCGCCAGACCGGCGCATTTGCGCAACATGTCGACGGAATTATGGAAGGAGGCAATGATCCCACGAGCCGAGAATGGCCGCTACAGCAGGTGCCGCATGAACGCAGAGTGGAACTCGACAGGCAACGCCACGGTGCCATGCGTGAAGTGGGAGTACGCGCAATCTGCCTACGGAGCCTCCATCGTGCAGGATTTTGATCTGGTGTGCGAGCGTGCCTGGTTCCTACCGCTCAGCTGCTGCGCCTTCTCGCTGGGTGCCATCTGCACGCTGATCATGTTAGGGCCAATAGCAGACCATTTGGGCCGGAAACCGGTCATACAGTTCTGTACGGTGGTGCTCCAAGCGGCCGGCGTAGTGATCGTGTTCTCCACCATAATGAACAGCTTCATCGCCATGCGCCTCTTGCAGGGAGCGGCCACCAGCACCCTCTTTAACACCAGCTTCGTGCTACTGATCGAAGTTCTTTCACCGGAGCGCCGCACACTCTACTCGATAGCGGCGATGATGGGAAAGGTGTTCGGCGCAGTCATCGTGGCCGTTATGATGTGGGCGAAGTTCAGCTGGTACGCGCTACAGCTGACAAGCATGCTACCCTGCCTCCTGATGCTCAGCCTCTTTACAGCCCTATTGGAGTCACCGCGATGGCTGCTGGCGCGAGGCAACGCGGAAGAGGCGGAGACAGTCATCATGCAGGCGGCCATGCTGAACGGCGAGAGCATATTCGAAGTGCGCCAGCAGTTGGCGCACACACGGCGGGATATCGACCGAGGCCGCTCGGCCACAGCTGTCGAGGGCGTAAATTGCGATGCATCTCGCGCGCGAGGCCGCAAGCGCAACAGCGCCATCCTCTGCTATCTGTGGACGGTAACCGCAGTCGCGTCAGAAGCGGCCTCGGTGAAGATCCACTACCTGGACTTGTACCCAGCGGCACTGCTGGTGCTTTCCTCGCTCCTGTCGTTCCCGACCGAATTGGTCGCCATCGTGTCGGCGGCACGCCTGGGACGCAGGGCATCGCAGTGCTGGGCGCTGGGGCTTGCCGCTTTCGCTTGCTTTGTGGCCGCCACCCTCGGCGACGACAGCGCAGTTCCCAGCGCGGCGCTTCTGCTAGTGGCGAGCATGTTCGTGGACGCGTCGCAGGTCGTGGGCACCCTGTACACGGCCGAGATGTACCCTACGGTGGTACGCTGCACGGGCCTGGCGCTGTGCAAGTGCTTCGCGGATGCCGCCAGCGTCGCCACGCCTCTGGCAGTCTACTTGGGACTTCTGCCCGTGTCTTCAGTGCCGCTGGGCGTGGTATCGCTAATGTGCGTCACCGCAGCTTACCTGGCCATGAGCTTGCCGGACACCAAACAGTGCACTGTGCTGCCGGACCAGATCGCGGACGCACCGATTGACTCGACCCCGCACTAA